One region of Arthrobacter sp. StoSoilB22 genomic DNA includes:
- a CDS encoding HpcH/HpaI aldolase/citrate lyase family protein, whose protein sequence is MSLQLSPTFYSALSEAGRPLAGMWVCSGSPLVAEICAGSGLDWLLIDAEHSPNGLESILAQLHAVSGYPPQVMVRPPVNDTVIIKQYLDLGVQNLLIPMVNSAFEAATAVAAVRYPPLGVRGVGSALARASRWNRVPDYLASASESISLTVQIESEAAASAVEEILAVDGVDGIFLGPSDLAASMGLLGQQENPLVRAVVEHCLEAAKAASKPAGVNAFNESTARAYLDAGASFVLVGADVAVLARASEGFASTFIPVSKTADRESY, encoded by the coding sequence ATGTCACTTCAGCTGAGCCCCACCTTCTATTCGGCCCTCTCCGAAGCCGGCCGTCCGTTGGCCGGCATGTGGGTCTGTTCCGGCAGTCCGCTCGTGGCGGAGATCTGCGCGGGCTCCGGTTTGGACTGGCTGCTGATCGACGCCGAGCATAGCCCCAACGGGCTCGAATCCATCCTTGCGCAGCTCCACGCCGTCAGCGGGTACCCGCCGCAGGTCATGGTCAGGCCACCCGTCAACGACACCGTGATCATCAAGCAATACCTGGACCTCGGTGTGCAGAACCTGCTGATCCCCATGGTGAACTCGGCCTTCGAGGCAGCCACCGCAGTGGCCGCGGTAAGGTACCCGCCACTCGGGGTGCGGGGAGTCGGCTCGGCTCTGGCCCGCGCATCACGCTGGAACCGGGTCCCGGACTACTTGGCGTCCGCTTCGGAATCGATCAGCCTGACGGTCCAGATCGAATCGGAGGCTGCGGCATCAGCGGTGGAGGAGATCCTGGCGGTCGACGGCGTGGACGGCATCTTCCTCGGCCCCTCGGACCTAGCAGCCTCCATGGGCTTGCTGGGACAGCAGGAAAATCCCCTGGTGAGGGCCGTCGTCGAGCATTGCCTTGAAGCCGCAAAAGCGGCAAGTAAGCCCGCCGGCGTGAACGCCTTCAACGAATCAACCGCCCGGGCCTATCTCGACGCCGGGGCCTCCTTTGTCCTGGTGGGCGCCGATGTTGCGGTGCTGGCCCGCGCTTCCGAGGGCTTTGCATCCACGTTCATTCCGGTGTCTAAGACGGCTGACCGCGAAAGCTACTGA
- a CDS encoding hotdog domain-containing protein, which translates to MEKADITFRTRKWVRPEDLNANGTLFGGSLLKWIDEEAAIYAILQLGNGRAVTKYISEINFVSSAVQGDLVEMGLTAKRFGRTSLTMRAEVRNMITREAILTIEEIVFVNLGPDGRPQPHGYTEITYDRDRIPTHHLTETLDED; encoded by the coding sequence ATGGAAAAAGCAGACATCACCTTCCGTACCCGCAAATGGGTGCGGCCCGAGGACCTTAACGCCAACGGCACGCTCTTTGGTGGCAGCCTGCTGAAGTGGATCGATGAAGAGGCCGCGATCTACGCCATCCTCCAACTGGGCAACGGCCGTGCCGTCACCAAGTACATTTCGGAGATCAACTTCGTCAGTTCCGCAGTTCAAGGTGACTTGGTTGAGATGGGCCTGACCGCGAAGCGCTTCGGCCGCACGTCCTTGACCATGCGCGCCGAGGTCCGCAACATGATCACGCGCGAAGCGATCCTTACCATCGAGGAGATCGTCTTTGTGAACCTCGGCCCCGACGGCCGCCCCCAACCTCACGGCTACACGGAGATCACGTACGACCGCGATCGCATCCCCACGCACCACCTGACTGAAACGCTCGACGAAGACTGA
- the hpaH gene encoding 2-oxo-hept-4-ene-1,7-dioate hydratase — MMDAKTIEAIADELLEAGRSRTPVPRLTARYPDMTVEDSYAVQQLWMRRNEEAGRTLVGRKIGLTSKAMQAATGITEPDYGAIFDDMVLETGCSVEWDQYTHPRVEVELAFVLKDALKGPGCTIFDVLNATDYVVPALEILDSRIEMEGRTIVDTISDNAAMGAMVVGGRPVRPDAVDLRWVSAILYKNQTVEETGVAAGVLDHPANGVHWLANKIAAHGDSMKAGDIILAGSFTRPLWVYKGDTVHADYGPLGVVTCHFS, encoded by the coding sequence ATGATGGACGCGAAGACGATCGAAGCCATTGCCGACGAGCTCCTCGAAGCCGGCCGTTCCCGTACGCCGGTTCCGCGGTTGACTGCCCGCTACCCCGATATGACGGTGGAGGACTCCTACGCCGTTCAGCAGCTCTGGATGCGGCGGAACGAAGAAGCAGGCCGCACGTTGGTGGGGCGGAAGATCGGCCTCACGTCCAAAGCCATGCAGGCCGCCACGGGCATCACCGAGCCTGATTACGGTGCCATTTTCGATGACATGGTCCTGGAAACCGGCTGCTCAGTGGAGTGGGACCAGTACACGCATCCGCGGGTTGAGGTGGAGTTGGCGTTTGTCCTCAAAGACGCGCTCAAAGGACCTGGCTGCACCATTTTCGACGTCCTCAACGCCACCGACTACGTGGTCCCGGCCCTCGAGATCCTGGACTCCAGGATCGAAATGGAGGGCCGGACCATCGTGGACACCATCTCGGACAACGCTGCGATGGGCGCCATGGTGGTGGGCGGCCGCCCGGTGCGGCCCGACGCCGTCGACCTCCGCTGGGTCTCCGCCATTCTGTACAAAAACCAGACCGTGGAAGAGACCGGAGTGGCCGCTGGAGTGCTCGATCACCCGGCCAACGGGGTCCACTGGCTGGCCAACAAAATTGCCGCGCACGGTGACTCGATGAAAGCCGGAGATATCATCCTGGCGGGCTCGTTTACACGTCCCCTATGGGTGTACAAAGGTGATACCGTGCACGCGGACTACGGACCGTTGGGAGTTGTGACATGTCACTTCAGCTGA
- a CDS encoding nuclear transport factor 2 family protein yields MSNDVNSWMDQYERAWTSNDPAEIRALFTEDAVYYDRPNTAKPWNGHEEIVKAWADAGDKPEDWTFEWTLLGRDDDTAFVQGLTTYLNGDPTYDNLWVIRFAEDGRAREFTEWYMARK; encoded by the coding sequence ATGAGCAACGACGTGAACTCCTGGATGGATCAGTACGAACGCGCGTGGACCTCGAATGATCCCGCAGAAATCAGGGCGCTTTTCACCGAGGACGCCGTCTACTACGACCGGCCCAACACGGCGAAACCGTGGAACGGCCACGAAGAGATCGTCAAAGCATGGGCTGACGCCGGGGACAAGCCGGAGGACTGGACGTTCGAATGGACGCTCTTGGGCAGGGACGACGACACGGCTTTCGTCCAGGGCCTGACCACGTACCTTAACGGCGACCCCACCTACGACAACCTGTGGGTCATCCGGTTTGCTGAGGACGGCCGCGCCCGCGAATTCACGGAGTGGTACATGGCCCGCAAATAG